In Nostoc sp. GT001, a genomic segment contains:
- a CDS encoding photosystem I reaction center subunit VIII — translation MATSFLPTVLASTSYLSAIFVPIIGWVLPGAIFAFLFLYIESDDISDIN, via the coding sequence ATGGCAACTTCTTTTTTACCTACTGTCTTGGCTAGTACTTCGTACTTGTCTGCTATCTTCGTGCCCATAATTGGTTGGGTTTTGCCAGGAGCGATCTTCGCGTTTCTGTTTTTATACATTGAAAGCGATGATATCAGCGATATCAACTGA
- a CDS encoding photosystem II reaction center protein J, with product MSGSGRIPLWVVATIAGLGIITVLGIFFYGAYAGLGSSI from the coding sequence GTGTCTGGAAGTGGGAGAATTCCCCTGTGGGTCGTCGCTACGATCGCAGGTTTAGGTATAATTACAGTCTTGGGCATTTTCTTTTATGGTGCCTACGCCGGACTCGGTTCTTCGATTTAA
- a CDS encoding photosystem II reaction center protein L → MAERSPNPNNQLVELNRTSLYLGLLLVFVLGILFSSYFFN, encoded by the coding sequence ATGGCAGAAAGATCGCCCAATCCCAATAATCAGCTGGTTGAATTAAACCGGACTTCGCTATACCTGGGACTACTACTAGTTTTCGTTCTGGGGATTCTGTTTTCCAGTTACTTCTTTAACTAA
- the psbF gene encoding cytochrome b559 subunit beta, with protein MTSGNNINQPVTYPIFTVRWLAVHTLGVPTVFFLGAIAAMQFIQR; from the coding sequence ATGACTAGCGGAAACAACATCAATCAACCAGTTACCTATCCAATTTTTACCGTTAGATGGCTGGCAGTACACACTTTAGGTGTACCAACTGTATTCTTTTTGGGCGCGATCGCCGCAATGCAATTTATTCAACGTTAG